The following coding sequences lie in one Sphingomonas sp. M1-B02 genomic window:
- the phhA gene encoding phenylalanine 4-monooxygenase, with protein MAQEEYQRPEGTADDWTVPQSWSRYTDVEHATWDRLFERQSKMLPGRVAPEFLAGLDVLRMSKPGIPDFDELNRRLTDLTGWSVVAVPGLVPDEVFFEHLANRRFVAGRFIRTPEQLDYLQEPDIFHDVFGHVPLLSNPVFADYMEAYGKGGQRAAGAGAIDKLSRLYWYTVEFGLIRSREGMRIYGAGIVSSYGESLFALDDASPNRIAFDLKRVMQTKYRIDDYQQNYFVIDSFEDLLRETIETDFGPLYAELEGAADIEIETILRSDNVYTHGTQQYARSRDAELTA; from the coding sequence ATGGCACAAGAAGAATATCAACGCCCTGAAGGGACGGCGGATGATTGGACCGTTCCGCAATCGTGGTCGCGTTACACCGATGTCGAGCATGCGACCTGGGATCGCCTGTTCGAGCGACAATCGAAAATGCTCCCGGGCCGGGTCGCGCCCGAGTTCCTCGCCGGGCTCGATGTGCTGCGCATGTCGAAGCCGGGCATCCCCGATTTCGATGAACTGAACCGGCGGCTGACCGATCTGACCGGATGGAGCGTGGTGGCGGTTCCGGGGCTCGTTCCGGACGAAGTGTTCTTCGAGCATTTGGCCAACCGCCGCTTCGTCGCGGGGCGTTTCATCCGAACGCCTGAGCAGCTCGATTATTTGCAGGAGCCGGATATCTTCCACGACGTGTTCGGGCATGTGCCGCTGCTGTCGAACCCGGTGTTCGCCGATTATATGGAGGCCTATGGCAAAGGCGGGCAGCGGGCTGCCGGGGCCGGGGCGATCGACAAATTGTCGCGGCTTTATTGGTACACGGTCGAGTTCGGGCTGATCCGATCGCGTGAGGGGATGCGCATCTACGGTGCGGGGATCGTCTCCTCCTACGGCGAGTCGCTGTTCGCGCTCGACGATGCATCGCCCAATCGCATTGCATTCGACCTGAAGCGCGTGATGCAGACCAAATATCGCATCGACGACTATCAGCAGAACTACTTCGTGATCGACAGTTTCGAGGACCTGCTGCGCGAGACGATCGAGACCGACTTCGGCCCGCTTTATGCCGAGCTGGAGGGAGCCGCGGATATCGAGATCGAGACTATCCTGCGCTCTGACAATGTCTATACCCACGGCACTCAGCAATATGCGCGTAGCCGTGACGCGGAGCTGACTGCGTGA
- a CDS encoding amino acid aminotransferase → MFANLGPLPADPLLVLIDMHRRDPRPDKIDLGVGVYRDAAGDTPVLASVKAAEAQLLAEQDSKSYLGPEGDMRFVELLAPILFGAGYRHGDRLTGVQTPSGTGALRLGAELIARARPDARVWIGTPSWPIHAPIFGRAGLEVEAHRLFDEATRELDFAGMMAGIERAVPGDVLLLHACCHNPTGAGFTIEQWAELAIWMATRGVVPFIDLAYQGLGDGLEADAAGLRIVLQAVPEALIAYSCDKNFGLYRDRVGALWVQAGSSAAIGPITDNVLTLARSLWSMPPDHGAALVRLILESELLIADWHQELDAMRGRLNGLRTAFAVMHPRLAPIGRQRGMFAILPLSPEQVVQVREDHGIYMAGSGRINVAGLQEATIPRIATALLPFFD, encoded by the coding sequence ATGTTCGCGAATCTCGGGCCGCTGCCGGCGGATCCCCTGTTGGTGTTGATCGACATGCACCGCCGCGATCCGCGGCCGGACAAGATCGACCTGGGCGTCGGCGTCTACCGCGATGCAGCGGGGGACACGCCGGTGTTGGCTTCTGTGAAGGCGGCCGAGGCGCAGCTGCTCGCTGAACAGGACAGCAAATCCTATCTAGGCCCCGAAGGCGACATGCGCTTCGTCGAGCTCTTGGCTCCGATCCTGTTCGGGGCGGGCTATCGCCATGGTGACCGGCTGACCGGGGTGCAAACTCCCAGCGGGACTGGCGCGCTGCGGCTGGGCGCGGAGCTGATCGCGCGGGCGCGACCGGACGCGCGCGTCTGGATCGGAACGCCGAGCTGGCCGATCCACGCGCCGATCTTCGGCAGGGCGGGCCTCGAGGTGGAAGCGCATCGCCTGTTCGACGAGGCGACCCGCGAACTCGATTTTGCAGGCATGATGGCGGGGATCGAGCGCGCTGTGCCGGGAGACGTGCTGCTGCTCCATGCCTGCTGCCACAACCCGACCGGCGCGGGCTTCACTATCGAGCAATGGGCCGAGCTGGCGATATGGATGGCGACGCGCGGCGTGGTGCCGTTCATCGACCTTGCTTATCAGGGCCTGGGCGACGGGCTGGAGGCCGATGCGGCAGGGCTCAGGATCGTGCTGCAGGCCGTGCCCGAGGCACTGATCGCGTATAGCTGCGACAAGAATTTCGGCCTGTATCGCGATCGAGTCGGCGCGCTCTGGGTGCAGGCGGGTTCGTCCGCCGCGATCGGCCCGATCACCGATAATGTGCTTACGCTCGCCCGCAGCTTGTGGTCGATGCCGCCCGATCATGGCGCGGCGCTGGTCCGCCTGATCCTCGAATCGGAACTGCTTATTGCCGACTGGCACCAGGAGCTCGACGCGATGCGCGGCCGGCTCAACGGATTGCGCACCGCCTTCGCCGTGATGCACCCGCGACTCGCGCCGATCGGCCGCCAGCGCGGCATGTTCGCAATTCTGCCCCTCAGCCCCGAGCAGGTGGTCCAGGTGCGCGAGGATCACGGGATCTACATGGCGGGTTCGGGCCGGATCAATGTGGCCGGGCTTCAGGAGGCGACGATCCCCCGCATCGCCACGGCGCTCCTACCCTTTTTCGACTAG
- a CDS encoding TonB-dependent receptor domain-containing protein, giving the protein MKQRIISGGSIIAIAIAAISIPQTAFAQAADPTPGTPLPSAVTDQGAPPISEAQDQDEAPDIVVVGSQIRGASTGALPVSVVTSDDIVATGAVSANDLFRTIPQAGAVSFTGLPSGAGQNAARGDVSTVSLRGLGLGTTLVLLNGRRVVQHPTTVNVDGAPQISYNVNTIPIAGLERVEILRDGAAALYGSDAIAGVVNTVLSEDLKGGAIDLQHGFAEGTQLKETTLNASYGSDFAGGRGHFSVLASVYAREAELYTDVDYLASQDVRPLIGDPAFSSLTNFDGRQQASPWAQFLIPSSARFSGAVRQNATALTSTGGVFSFVPCSNGANLPATSYAGVCFRNGANTGNVDRNTRSDIPRAFPQTTAVPRARRANIFLFGQYELSDDVELFSEASYYYAKTRQLDQNAQIVSAFPITVAANAYWNPFGPVGSPNRLPGLNIPAAGLPVTITAYAPFETGPREVEVRNDQFRLLAGLRGELGNWDWQTAALYSEARVRDVSDAVSNTLFQAAVNRTTADAYNPFSGGNPLDPSGADTTLSSADDFLIKGTRTNKTSLGLMDFKVSNGKLLPLWAGDVGIAFGIEVRRETYSDDRDEHQDGTITFRDTVNGNAYNTDFAMSSPRPDVSGRRTVFSAYGELAIPLVNEEMNIPLIRKVDVQLAGRYERYSDVGSVAKPKVAVAWDLFDGLRLRGSASGGFRAPTLEALNIPPSGLTSNGNFDFVRCEADLRARRISTWSACTQQFTVSSTTSGNRALRPETSQSYSVGVVFEPKFIPASWGRFTFTADRFWINLDNVVSSLNVATLLQLDYLARVTGGSSDSIVRAPVTADDVALFAGTGIAPVGVIQFANTQYQNLQPLKIEGMDFSLSYASPLTSIGRFNINLNVSEMIKYQQDPLIPQQTLLDAQAAGTISNGFVAATGTGNLVGLGTRPKWRGTATVNWSLDNWQVGAFVQYTDPVKVTAILDANRNMFTVNDQTTTNLYASYTFDGGTLDGTKLTVGARNVFNQDPPIANGGYLGGLYQSFARYWYASVGYKF; this is encoded by the coding sequence ATGAAACAGCGTATCATCTCGGGCGGGTCGATCATTGCCATTGCGATCGCCGCAATTTCGATACCGCAAACAGCCTTTGCCCAGGCAGCCGACCCCACACCGGGGACGCCGCTGCCGAGCGCAGTTACCGACCAAGGTGCGCCGCCGATAAGTGAGGCGCAGGACCAAGACGAGGCGCCCGATATCGTCGTCGTCGGCTCGCAGATTCGCGGCGCCAGCACCGGCGCGCTTCCCGTCTCGGTTGTTACCTCCGACGACATCGTCGCCACCGGCGCAGTATCCGCCAACGACCTATTCCGCACCATTCCCCAAGCGGGCGCAGTGAGCTTCACCGGCCTTCCCTCCGGCGCCGGCCAGAATGCGGCGCGCGGCGACGTCTCCACGGTCAGCCTGCGCGGCCTCGGCCTCGGCACCACGCTTGTGCTCCTCAACGGTCGCCGCGTCGTGCAGCACCCCACCACGGTGAACGTAGATGGCGCTCCGCAGATTTCCTACAACGTCAACACGATCCCGATCGCCGGCCTGGAACGTGTCGAAATCCTGCGCGACGGCGCCGCCGCGCTTTACGGCTCGGATGCCATCGCCGGCGTCGTCAACACGGTGCTGTCCGAAGACTTGAAGGGCGGCGCGATCGACTTGCAACATGGCTTCGCCGAAGGCACTCAACTCAAGGAAACGACGCTCAATGCCAGCTACGGCTCCGATTTCGCCGGAGGCCGCGGCCACTTCTCGGTCCTGGCGAGCGTCTATGCGCGCGAGGCCGAGCTCTATACCGACGTCGACTATCTGGCCTCGCAGGACGTCCGCCCGCTGATCGGCGATCCCGCCTTTTCCAGCCTGACCAATTTCGATGGCCGCCAGCAGGCCTCGCCCTGGGCGCAGTTCCTGATCCCTAGTTCGGCGCGGTTCAGCGGAGCAGTACGCCAGAACGCCACTGCGCTGACGAGCACAGGCGGCGTCTTCAGTTTCGTGCCCTGCTCGAACGGAGCCAACCTGCCCGCCACCTCGTACGCGGGCGTGTGCTTCCGCAACGGCGCGAATACCGGCAACGTTGATCGCAACACCCGTTCGGATATCCCCCGCGCTTTTCCGCAGACGACTGCGGTTCCGCGGGCGCGCCGCGCCAATATCTTCCTTTTTGGCCAATATGAGCTGTCCGACGATGTCGAACTATTCAGCGAAGCCAGCTATTATTACGCCAAGACCCGTCAACTCGATCAGAATGCCCAGATCGTCTCGGCATTCCCGATCACGGTCGCGGCCAATGCCTATTGGAACCCGTTCGGCCCGGTCGGCTCGCCCAATCGCCTGCCCGGCCTGAACATTCCCGCCGCGGGCCTGCCGGTGACGATCACCGCGTATGCGCCGTTCGAGACCGGCCCGCGCGAAGTCGAAGTTCGCAACGATCAGTTCCGCCTGCTCGCCGGACTGCGCGGCGAACTCGGGAACTGGGACTGGCAGACCGCAGCCCTCTATTCCGAAGCGCGCGTCCGCGATGTCAGCGATGCCGTCAGCAACACGCTGTTCCAGGCGGCGGTCAATCGTACGACCGCCGATGCTTACAACCCCTTCAGCGGCGGCAATCCCCTTGACCCATCGGGTGCCGATACCACGCTCAGTTCAGCGGACGACTTCCTGATCAAGGGGACGCGCACTAATAAGACCTCACTCGGGCTGATGGATTTCAAGGTTTCCAATGGCAAGCTGCTGCCGCTTTGGGCCGGCGACGTTGGCATCGCGTTCGGCATTGAGGTTCGCCGCGAGACCTATTCCGACGATCGCGACGAGCATCAGGACGGCACGATCACCTTCCGCGATACGGTGAACGGCAACGCCTACAATACCGATTTCGCGATGAGCAGCCCTCGCCCGGACGTGTCGGGACGCCGCACCGTCTTCTCGGCGTATGGCGAGCTGGCCATTCCGCTGGTCAATGAGGAGATGAACATCCCCCTGATCCGAAAGGTCGATGTTCAGCTTGCGGGCCGATACGAGCGATATAGCGATGTCGGCAGCGTGGCGAAGCCGAAGGTCGCCGTGGCTTGGGACCTGTTCGACGGCTTGCGCCTGCGCGGCTCGGCTTCCGGCGGCTTCCGTGCGCCAACACTCGAAGCGCTGAACATCCCGCCATCGGGACTTACCAGCAACGGCAATTTCGACTTTGTCCGCTGCGAGGCAGATCTGCGCGCGCGTCGCATCAGCACTTGGTCGGCCTGCACCCAGCAGTTCACCGTGTCGTCGACCACCTCCGGCAACCGCGCGCTACGCCCCGAAACGTCGCAATCCTACTCGGTCGGCGTAGTATTCGAGCCAAAGTTCATTCCCGCATCCTGGGGACGCTTCACCTTCACAGCAGATCGCTTCTGGATCAATCTCGACAACGTCGTCAGCTCGCTCAATGTGGCCACGCTGCTCCAACTCGATTACCTCGCGCGAGTGACCGGCGGCTCATCGGACTCGATCGTGCGCGCGCCGGTCACCGCCGACGATGTCGCCCTGTTCGCGGGCACCGGGATCGCCCCGGTGGGCGTGATCCAGTTCGCTAACACGCAATATCAAAACCTGCAGCCGTTGAAGATCGAAGGCATGGACTTCAGCCTCAGCTATGCTTCGCCGCTCACCAGCATCGGTCGCTTCAACATCAACCTAAACGTCAGTGAGATGATTAAGTACCAGCAGGATCCGCTGATACCGCAGCAGACCCTCCTGGATGCGCAGGCGGCCGGCACGATCAGCAACGGTTTCGTCGCGGCGACCGGCACTGGCAACCTCGTGGGGTTGGGCACGCGCCCCAAATGGCGCGGAACCGCGACGGTCAACTGGTCGCTCGACAATTGGCAGGTCGGCGCCTTCGTTCAGTACACCGATCCGGTGAAGGTCACCGCGATCCTCGACGCCAACCGCAACATGTTCACCGTCAACGATCAGACGACCACCAATCTCTACGCATCCTACACGTTCGACGGCGGGACGCTGGATGGCACCAAGCTGACCGTGGGCGCGCGCAACGTCTTCAACCAGGACCCGCCGATCGCCAACGGCGGCTATCTGGGCGGGCTGTACCAATCCTTCGCCCGCTATTGGTACGCGAGCGTCGGCTACAAATTCTGA
- a CDS encoding Lrp/AsnC family transcriptional regulator: MKPSAGLDALERRIVTLLQEDASISHAELAERVGSSSASCWRRIRTLEESGVLSSTVRLVNAERVGRGVNVICNVRVRSHAREVRGAFEDFIRSRPEVMECYSMSGEWDYLLRIVAADVADYENFLMRTLLDHPSVGGAASHFALSTTKYTTAVPV, translated from the coding sequence ATGAAGCCAAGTGCCGGACTGGACGCGCTCGAGCGTCGAATCGTGACGCTACTGCAGGAAGACGCTTCGATCAGCCATGCTGAGCTGGCCGAACGGGTCGGATCCTCCTCAGCGTCCTGCTGGCGCCGAATTCGTACGCTGGAGGAATCGGGCGTCCTCTCCTCCACCGTACGACTGGTCAACGCAGAGCGAGTCGGCAGGGGCGTCAACGTGATCTGCAACGTCCGAGTCCGCAGCCATGCGCGCGAAGTGCGCGGCGCATTCGAGGATTTCATTCGCTCGCGCCCCGAGGTGATGGAATGCTATTCTATGTCGGGCGAATGGGATTATCTGCTGCGTATCGTAGCGGCCGATGTCGCCGATTATGAGAATTTTCTGATGCGCACTTTGCTCGATCACCCGTCCGTGGGGGGCGCGGCTTCGCATTTCGCGCTGTCGACGACCAAATATACCACCGCCGTCCCCGTCTGA
- a CDS encoding M14 family zinc carboxypeptidase: MKRSISILLTASSLAMATQAAAQTMDPDFAKSVKEWTTRPEFMSPLVDHLPLSETIPSPKKALGDHIGVPNKLHSQEQIVAYFRQLAAAAPDRVKILDLGKTNEGRDNIVVMLSSAPNMAKLDTYKANIARLADPRKLSATEATQLISQTKPIYHITAGLHSAETGPPEMTMELAYRLLTEDSELIRKIRDNLIVAISPVLEGDGRSRYVDWYHQSLIDETNDLDKPGGPPYWGKYIYHDNNRDMNYSDPSARQLLKYYLEWHPPIMHELHESVPFLYTYSGQSPQNPDLDPILYGELPFYSNFEMSQLTKYGMPGVWTHGFVDAWSPGYVGFMSSNHNGMLRMYETYGNGGATTMLRHVDNGADQSGVRGGNQLKRDWFRPSPPYRNVMWSMRNNTNYMQTGVLSALQLASNFPEVILENFYKKSANGVYAGTAKAPYAYVIPAGQADQTRVKFVVDQLMMQGIEIGKATGPLKFKEGEYPAGSLIVKLDQPYGRLAKTLLKIQDNYPNENLTTYDDAAWTMGLMTGTKIVEIDDKSALGVATTPVTSFDPVGSVASAGPGGFVVLDTGSVNLAVLRYRLKDVSIRVAEKPFKIGRTAVPAGSYIVPASAASALRPAVQELGLTAIAAPTNVDVSTHEIPVPRTAVFSTWGGTEKVGWVRYAFDQYETPYDLIYKEQVRGGNLRAKYDVIVLPHQARSTNDIVFDIPVKGKPLPYKPSEQFKTLGTYGQSDDIRGGMGLEGLAELRKFVEQGGTLITTGNASAVPASFGLVNDITVGTPGGNFYAPGPIVKAKVLQPLSPIFYGYTEETMPVRWATNALFGVRPANRQQVLMEFPGGKASVVSGFMRGAEEVRNRPAIINVPTGQGRVLMFATSPIWRWQTLGEYRMLYNAMLNWKALGGVTGMSPKRPDPGLPLDATPEQDDGSKPTNGDGS, translated from the coding sequence ATGAAACGCAGTATCTCGATCTTGCTGACCGCCAGCAGCCTGGCGATGGCGACCCAGGCCGCGGCGCAGACGATGGATCCCGACTTCGCCAAATCGGTGAAGGAGTGGACGACCCGCCCGGAATTCATGAGCCCGCTCGTCGATCACCTGCCGCTTTCGGAGACCATCCCGTCGCCGAAGAAGGCGCTCGGCGACCATATCGGCGTGCCGAACAAGCTGCACAGCCAAGAACAAATCGTCGCATACTTCCGCCAGTTGGCCGCCGCCGCGCCGGATCGCGTTAAGATTCTCGATCTCGGCAAGACAAATGAGGGCCGCGACAATATCGTCGTGATGCTTTCAAGCGCGCCAAACATGGCCAAGCTCGACACCTACAAGGCGAACATCGCCAGGCTCGCCGACCCGCGCAAGCTCAGCGCCACCGAGGCGACGCAGCTGATCTCTCAGACCAAGCCGATCTACCACATTACCGCCGGCCTCCACAGCGCCGAGACTGGGCCGCCCGAAATGACGATGGAGCTGGCCTATCGCCTGCTCACCGAGGATTCGGAGCTCATCCGCAAGATCCGCGACAATCTGATCGTCGCGATCAGCCCCGTGCTCGAAGGTGATGGGCGCTCACGCTATGTCGACTGGTATCATCAGAGCTTGATCGACGAGACAAATGATCTCGATAAGCCCGGCGGCCCGCCTTACTGGGGAAAATATATCTATCACGACAATAATCGTGACATGAACTATTCGGACCCGAGCGCCCGCCAGCTGCTCAAATATTATCTCGAATGGCATCCCCCGATTATGCACGAGCTGCACGAATCGGTGCCGTTCCTCTACACCTATAGCGGCCAGTCGCCCCAGAACCCGGACCTCGATCCAATCCTCTATGGCGAGCTGCCCTTCTACTCGAACTTCGAGATGTCGCAGCTGACCAAATATGGCATGCCGGGCGTGTGGACCCACGGCTTCGTCGATGCCTGGTCGCCGGGCTATGTCGGCTTCATGTCGTCCAACCATAACGGCATGCTCCGCATGTACGAAACCTATGGCAATGGCGGCGCCACCACGATGCTGCGCCATGTCGACAACGGCGCCGATCAATCGGGCGTGCGCGGCGGCAATCAGCTCAAGCGCGACTGGTTCCGCCCCTCCCCGCCCTACCGCAACGTCATGTGGTCGATGCGCAACAACACCAATTACATGCAGACCGGCGTGCTTTCGGCGCTCCAGCTCGCCTCGAACTTTCCCGAAGTCATCCTAGAGAATTTCTACAAGAAGAGCGCGAACGGGGTCTATGCCGGCACCGCCAAGGCGCCCTACGCCTATGTCATCCCCGCCGGACAGGCCGATCAGACACGCGTCAAGTTCGTCGTCGATCAGTTGATGATGCAGGGGATCGAAATCGGCAAGGCGACCGGTCCGCTGAAGTTCAAGGAAGGCGAATATCCCGCCGGATCGCTGATCGTGAAGCTCGACCAGCCTTATGGCCGCCTGGCCAAGACCCTGCTCAAGATCCAGGACAATTATCCCAACGAGAATCTGACGACCTACGACGATGCGGCCTGGACGATGGGGCTGATGACCGGGACCAAGATCGTCGAGATCGACGACAAGTCGGCGCTCGGCGTGGCCACCACGCCGGTCACCAGCTTCGATCCGGTCGGCAGCGTCGCATCGGCGGGACCCGGCGGCTTCGTCGTGCTCGATACCGGCTCGGTCAATCTGGCGGTGCTGCGCTATCGGCTGAAGGACGTATCGATCCGCGTCGCCGAAAAGCCCTTCAAGATCGGCCGGACCGCGGTTCCAGCGGGCTCGTACATCGTGCCCGCAAGCGCCGCCTCCGCGCTGCGCCCCGCCGTGCAGGAGCTCGGCCTCACCGCCATCGCCGCGCCGACCAATGTCGACGTGTCGACGCACGAAATTCCAGTGCCCCGCACCGCGGTGTTCAGCACCTGGGGCGGGACGGAGAAGGTCGGCTGGGTCCGCTATGCCTTCGATCAGTATGAAACGCCCTATGACCTGATCTACAAGGAGCAGGTCCGTGGCGGCAATCTGCGCGCCAAATATGACGTCATCGTCCTGCCGCACCAGGCGCGCTCGACCAACGACATCGTCTTCGACATCCCGGTGAAGGGAAAGCCCCTCCCCTACAAGCCGTCGGAACAGTTCAAGACGCTCGGCACCTATGGCCAGTCCGATGATATCCGTGGCGGAATGGGCCTTGAAGGGCTCGCTGAGCTGCGCAAGTTCGTCGAACAGGGTGGTACGCTGATCACCACCGGTAACGCCAGCGCGGTGCCGGCGTCGTTCGGGCTTGTGAATGACATCACCGTCGGCACGCCGGGCGGCAATTTCTACGCTCCCGGCCCGATCGTGAAGGCAAAGGTGCTCCAGCCGCTCAGCCCGATCTTCTATGGCTATACCGAGGAGACGATGCCGGTGCGCTGGGCGACCAACGCGCTGTTCGGCGTGCGTCCGGCCAACCGCCAGCAGGTGCTGATGGAATTCCCGGGCGGCAAGGCCTCGGTCGTCAGCGGCTTCATGCGCGGTGCCGAAGAGGTCCGCAACCGCCCCGCGATCATCAACGTCCCCACCGGTCAGGGCCGCGTGCTGATGTTCGCCACCAGCCCGATCTGGCGCTGGCAGACGCTGGGCGAGTATCGGATGCTCTACAATGCGATGCTGAACTGGAAGGCGCTGGGCGGCGTCACCGGCATGTCGCCCAAGCGTCCCGATCCCGGCCTGCCGCTCGATGCCACCCCCGAGCAGGATGACGGTTCGAAGCCGACGAACGGCGACGGATCCTAA
- a CDS encoding M14 family metallopeptidase — MASSLIGVARLPLATALLWGATTLPASAQSVDRKACPAWSPSMTFDCYHDYAEQTKMLQDMAAAYPGLTVLESAGKSYQKRDIWVLKITDKSTGAPEDKPGIWVEGGVDSDEVTSVEATLATAHKLLTAKDPETLELLRTRTFYIVPNVIPDTGELWHHSALRPDDSTQRPFDEDGDGLKDEDAPEDLNGDGQITQMRWIDATGPMALDERDPRLLRPRKAGDKGPFYRTAFEGVDNDKDGKYNEDWLGGIDPNRNYPFFWNAKEQKGAGYFAGSESEIHALLNYNVEHPNIGTAVHFHTSGGVILYPFGVPEVQMPASDMSLYKDLARQGLEVTGYNLGTTVIDWRWPNGTDDRKPDQVWRNAKGKIQVGTPRTDVSMPSYIPGSYPAYGGSMDTTYPMFGILAYAVELYEMAPDLNDDGQVNDVDRLLQNDRKLGGAAFARWSKYQHPTLGEVEIGGWTKTGWNNPLPPALAAETKKGVDFAYVLAKSTPLLSVGEVKVTPFDGVYRVSAKVANLGQQPTELAIRKGQKGELPVTAWIELPQGATLVTSKGRQPLGPLDGHAEKSIEWVVKAPAGAEIVVGAQHPRAGKTRKAVRLEP, encoded by the coding sequence ATGGCGTCTTCGTTGATCGGCGTGGCACGGCTGCCGCTCGCCACGGCTCTGCTCTGGGGCGCGACTACCTTGCCCGCATCCGCCCAGTCGGTCGACCGCAAGGCCTGCCCCGCCTGGTCGCCATCGATGACCTTCGACTGCTATCATGATTATGCCGAGCAGACGAAAATGCTGCAGGACATGGCTGCAGCATATCCCGGACTGACGGTGCTGGAATCAGCCGGGAAAAGCTACCAGAAGCGCGACATCTGGGTACTCAAGATCACCGACAAATCGACCGGCGCGCCCGAGGACAAGCCCGGCATCTGGGTCGAAGGCGGCGTCGATTCAGACGAAGTTACGTCGGTCGAGGCAACGCTCGCCACCGCGCACAAGCTGCTCACCGCGAAAGACCCGGAGACGCTGGAGTTGCTTCGCACCCGCACCTTCTACATCGTCCCCAACGTGATCCCCGATACCGGCGAACTCTGGCATCACAGCGCGCTGCGCCCCGACGATTCGACCCAGCGCCCGTTCGACGAGGATGGCGACGGGCTGAAGGACGAGGATGCGCCGGAGGATCTGAACGGCGACGGCCAGATCACCCAGATGCGCTGGATCGACGCGACCGGGCCGATGGCGCTCGACGAACGCGACCCGCGCCTGCTGCGCCCGCGCAAGGCCGGCGACAAGGGTCCCTTCTATCGCACCGCCTTCGAAGGCGTCGATAATGACAAGGACGGCAAATATAACGAGGATTGGCTGGGCGGCATCGATCCCAACCGCAACTATCCCTTCTTCTGGAACGCCAAGGAGCAGAAGGGGGCGGGCTATTTCGCGGGCTCGGAATCCGAAATCCACGCATTGCTCAACTATAATGTCGAGCATCCCAACATCGGCACCGCGGTGCATTTCCACACCTCGGGCGGCGTGATCCTATATCCGTTCGGCGTGCCCGAAGTGCAAATGCCGGCCAGCGACATGTCGCTCTACAAGGATCTCGCGCGCCAGGGGCTCGAGGTCACCGGCTATAATCTGGGCACCACCGTGATCGATTGGCGCTGGCCGAACGGCACCGACGATCGCAAGCCCGATCAGGTCTGGCGCAACGCGAAGGGCAAGATCCAGGTCGGCACGCCACGCACCGACGTCAGCATGCCCAGCTACATTCCCGGCAGCTATCCCGCTTATGGCGGCTCGATGGACACCACGTATCCGATGTTCGGCATCCTCGCTTATGCGGTCGAACTCTATGAGATGGCGCCCGATCTCAACGACGACGGCCAGGTCAACGATGTCGATCGTCTGCTGCAGAACGATCGCAAGCTCGGCGGCGCCGCTTTCGCTCGCTGGTCGAAATATCAGCATCCGACGCTCGGCGAGGTCGAGATCGGCGGCTGGACCAAGACGGGCTGGAACAACCCACTTCCCCCCGCGCTCGCGGCCGAGACCAAGAAGGGCGTGGACTTCGCTTATGTCCTCGCCAAATCGACGCCTTTGCTGTCGGTGGGCGAGGTGAAGGTAACGCCGTTCGACGGCGTCTACCGCGTCTCCGCCAAAGTCGCGAACCTCGGCCAGCAACCGACCGAACTCGCGATCCGCAAGGGGCAGAAAGGCGAACTTCCGGTCACCGCCTGGATCGAATTGCCGCAGGGCGCGACGCTGGTCACCAGCAAAGGCCGCCAGCCGCTAGGCCCGCTCGACGGCCATGCCGAGAAGTCGATCGAATGGGTGGTCAAGGCGCCCGCAGGGGCCGAGATCGTCGTCGGCGCACAGCATCCGCGCGCCGGCAAGACGCGCAAGGCAGTGAGGCTAGAGCCGTGA